AAGTAACTCTTATCATTCTCAGAACTCAAGCTCTCCAACTTTCCAATGACCATGCTACTGATATTACTTGAACTGAACACATTGTTAAGCTTAAACACAGCTTCAAGGCCAATAGATTCACCTTTTTCGGAAAAATAAGTGCCTCTCCCAACCATGCAAACCTTCCCTGAGGATTCAGACCAGAACCCTTCAAGCTTAAAAGAAGTTACAAGATCACTACCGTGACGAATTCTCCTCGACCGGTGACTTCGGCTTTGAACATAGGTGAAGTTCCATGCAAGAGTGCTCCTGAATGAAACAAGGCCTTCAAGTTTGAATAAGTGAGAGGCCTCAGTTGTTTGGATTCTTCTTGGTTGAAGGTAGGAGAATTGGCTCCATGTTTCTCCATTTCCAAGGCCAGTGATCTTCTTCCCTCCTTGGAAGTAACCATTGTGAGTATCACCAAGAGGGAAAGTGTTAACCCTTTTGTTGGAAGGTGTTGAGTATGAGACAAAAGAGTTACAGTGGTTGTTATATGAGAGTTCTGAAGCAGAACAGGCAAACTTGATGGACAAGAAAGTGAAGAGAAAGACGATAACTGAGAGAAGAGGATCCATAACAATGATCAAGAGTTTGTTTGTGTTATGAGAGAGGAGTGGTTGAGGGAGAAAAGAAGAATTGAGTTTACTTATATAATCTCTCTATGTCTCTACTACATAGTAGTAGTTACCAAACATCGAGTTTGAatcctttgaaaaaaaaatagttagatagattattattattattagaggtaTACATGGCTCAGCTTGAAGATTCGGTCCGGATTCGAATACTTTTGGCGCAAATTTGATGTGATTTTATCAGGATTAAGGCCGAATAAAGGTCTCAAGAATAGACGCGATCATTATTTAGGACCGGGTCCGAGTCAAGGCGAACCCGGCTTCACCCGATTCATGTACCTCCTAAGGGAACTGAAAAaggtatatatgttttaaattaattttaatattatgttatattaattataaatttattggttTGTTTTTAATCACATTTGTTAAATTAGAAAATACATCAAAAAAACATAGAATtagaatttataaataaattcaaatttaaatcaacttttcaataacaattttttttttataaataagtgcatcatattttttttacatagaaCTTATCAAGAATGGATTTCACCAGTTTAGACCCGATTTTAGTGTGTCTCAAAAGTAGTAAGATTTTACCGGAATTAAAATCGAGTAAGAAtctcaaaaataaattcaatcaTTATTTAAAGTTTGAGTCAAGATAAATCCAATTTTTACTCAACCCATATGTACACCCCTAATTATTACAGTTATTTAAAGTTAAATTAGTCCATCTCATAATCTactataataataatcataatagttCTAATCACTAACCCCTAAGCGGTCTCTAATTCACGCCGTTTACTGATTTGATTCCTAAGGTTTCAATTGCATTATTGTTGTCTTCGAGATCGAGCTCCAAACACTATGGCGGTCCCTCGACCCCAACAATGACTCAGTAAACGGAGTGAGCTAGCACTCTCTTGTCGTTTGTTTTTGACATCCAATAAAAACAGAACGATTTCGTTTTTATATATTTCCTTCCGAAGTTATCGAGTTCCCATTGATTGTGATTTGCGTTGAAATTTGTGGTTCTTTTTATTGGTTAGAGATCACTAGGAGTGGATGTAGTATACTTAAGATAGAGTTGTGACGTTGATTCGACCATCTTTCTACTCATACATTTTCAGGGaagtttcctttccttagagATTTTCAACCCATGCATAGTAGAATACGAAAAAACAATTTCTTGGATATTTcaaatgttattatttatttatttatttgtcttcCCTCTATGGTTGACCACAAAGACTTGGAATAATTCTTCATCACTCATTAAGGCAGAAGAAACTATGGAGTCAAAGACCAAAAAACAAGTTAGCAATGAAGACTTCTTAGTGCATTCCATCTATCCGTGAACAACGGATAAGATGTTGCCCCCTAGGACAGGGTACATCaggaaaaatattataatttcatattaaaaAGGCATGGAACATTATACACCATACAAAATTATATACACAATttcttatatgtatatatataaaacaatgaCTAATCACTTGGACCCTTAAACTTTTAATTAAGGGTTAAAAGTCTGGCTATAAAATGATTTTCATTCGCAAGAATGAGGGATAGAATCTACATCACTTAGTTAAGAGACCAAGTAAAGTAACTATTAGATCACATGTTCATGTTTATAAGCTAACAATTCATTTTTTCTTAAACAAGTCTCGCAACTCTAGTGGGAActgggaaaagaaaaaaagaacagaAACTTAACCTTATAATTCAAGTCAAATTAATTAGAATGAGAGGTTATATAGTATACAGCCGGCTATGTTTGAAAAGTCACCAAGAGTATTAAAAACTTTGAATTGTTTGTAACTTAGTAAATACATTCTATGATGATTATGATTAAAGTGGTTATAAAATTTTCACAATACATAAAAatacaatgaaaattaaaattctatttttttattatttaacaacacttctttatttaaaataaaaataaaaaatgcaatcaaattaaaaataggataaaacacaaaaaatacacaATCGAATTATTTTGTCTTTAGCAAAAATTCTccaaattttattattgacaaaaatattctCATTGTTTACAAACGTAAGAAAATGATGTGGCAAACAGTTTTTTGTATAGCAAATGAATCACATCACACATTTTCTTTAATGGAAAAATGTTTTTTAATCACAACTAAGCACTTTTGAcacgttttaaaattatttaaaaacattttttgtcCATAACAAAATTCGGAAACATTTTTATCAGTGTCAAAAACActtaaaaatattactaaatagtaaaaaaatattgcctTAATTTTAGTTGCACTTTTTAATTGTTACCAAAATATTATAGCCATCATAACCACTTTAATCATAAACACCATAAAATTCACTATCTTAATATCTTATGTAATGCAGTGTTGTCAACGTAACCCTAaaagaaacaaaggaaaaagTCAAAAGCAACCAGACAGAAGCCAAATTGAGATCATGAATAGACATATTTATCTCCTGTGACCTTAGCAATGTCCTTTAAATATTTATCTGCAACTGTAACTATATACATCATCCAAGACTATGTGCAGAAAGCAGTGCCCTGAAAGTGTTAGCCACATAAACATAAACCTTCTATTTAGTTAAGCCTTTTGTATCAAAGTCTCAAAATTGGTAATCACAATGAGAATGTTCAGGCTGCAGGCAAAGACAAAGGCTTGTTCACTATTTTTTTGGTGGAGAGGAACTTCTCACAGTCCTTAACTCCAATTTTTGCAAACTCTTTGACAATCATATTCACATATCCAGTTAGAGATTCCTTGAACTGCTTCGAGCAGCTTTTGTCGCCTTCGTCGACATCTTGAACCCCACCTTTGACCAAACATCCAACTTGCGCACCCTCCATGTACGCTTTGCATGCCACTAGAATATCATGAGCTCGGCTATAGAAATGCCCCGTAACAAAGTTCTCAAAATGctgaaaccaaaaataaaatggACAGTTGAACTTCAAAACCTCAAATGGGACAAACACAAGTTCAAGGAATCCACAATAGAAAAAATTGCCTATTCTGGCACTTGCTGGATTCTTCTTCATTGACATGAATTCCATTTTTCGAAGTAATACTAAACTACCTTCATCGCTACGTATTGTGAACTCCAGAAATATCATTATAATATAGTAAACATAGCAGTTTCTCAGATGTAGGTCATAATTATTGATGGTTCGGAATGGTAATTAAAGGTCAACGACATAGAAATATAACAATCTTCGAAACCTGTCAACCATACATAAAGTTGGGATGAAGTTCCTCTAAAGTGAGAATATTGGTAAATTGAAAAAGTAAGTATTTAATCACCCTTTAATTAAGATAGTGGGGCTCACTTATGATGAAAGTTACAAATTCAATGGGGATTAACCCCTCACTTTATCACTATACCAATTTTTTCACTTTAGAAGAACCAAATTCATAAAGTTGAGCTTGATACAAAGACGAGAGATGATACAAGTAAACATGGCAATCAAACTTTTGAAGACAAATATCTTGTTTGAGATATAAGATTACCAAGACTAGAATCATACCTTTGGGGGCCTTTTCATCATATACATCATTGTTCTTAATGAAAGGATGAATGTGTCCTCATTATACTGCAGGGACTTTGTTTCACCATTTGCGGAACCACTCATGTGTGCATATCCAGGTTCGTTAAAGTAAGGCTTCGTATTCAGAATCAGACCTTGTATAGAGACCAGAACCTGCAGAATTGTTGAAACACCTGGAAGCCACTTCTCGTTCTTGTTGCCAGACCAGGTATTAAGCAGGCTAAGGCATACTTTGCCACAATTATACAAGTTCGGGTTGAGTCGAAGACCTCCAGAGTGGTAGTAAACTTGCTGCAGTGAAAAAGTCTATTGTCTAAGACTTAAATTAAAGAGAGTAGACGACAAAATAGTGTGAACTAGATTCGCTTATCATCAACCACTTACCGGCGGTACATTGGGATAGCCACTGGGGAAGAAAACATCAAAGAAGAAAAGACCATCATGATAAGGAGTCCCCACTGCTCCAATAATAACGGCCCTCAAAAGATCCATCCTTGATTCATAAACTCGGACAAATATTGTATCTGATGAGGAGAAATTGAAAGAATCAGAATATATAACATCCATTTGAAAACTGGAACACAGTAACAAACTGACCTGGCAAATCCTTCTCCAAAATCTTCCACTCGTCCTGGATTTTTTTAGCCCAATTCTTTGGATGCTGTTCAAGAAATAATCAATGGCAAAACAAAATAGTCAATTCATGGTACTATCAAACAATTAACCTTAGAAATAAAACAAAATGTATATCAAAATGCTGACCAAAAAGTTTACCTGCTTCAAGGAAGAGTTATAGCCAACAAAGCGATGATCTGATGGATCTTCAACAGTGTCAAATTGTTTAAAACTTCGAAATTTCATCATGATTTCATCCCGATCTTCATCAGAGATGGCCACAACTGGGCTATCTCCACTATTTCCTTCTCCGGCAGAATTGTGAACCGATGTGTTAAACTGCATATGCCCAGGAGGAGGATGAAGAAAATCAAGTGGACCATAGCTAGTTGAATTAGCATTGTAATCAGAAAAAGTTGGCATAAAATTCTGAAAATTTGTTGACCATGGGCCTTTTGATTCCATTCCTGGTGGATGAAATGATCCATTCTGTCCAATGAAACTTGGATGGTACAAACTGCTACTGCCACCTAGCTTCTTAGCAGTTTTAAATTTCCTCCAAAATGGTGGTGCACCTGCCGGTGGTGGTTTCACAGCCTCTGAATTGCCGACGAAACCAATAGCAGGCGTCTTTTTAACATGGAAAGGTCCTGAAAACCATTGAGACTTAGATGAGTGGGGTCCTGATAATGTGTGTGAACCACGAACCCTGCGTTGTGAATTAGCTACTTTCTTCTTACTAGGAGCAGATTGAGAAGCCAAATTTATTCCAGAGGAGTGATCAACATCACCCATGTTCATTTGAAAATTAGAAGCACCTGTTGAAGATCCTATGATTTTAGATTTAGCTGACTCTATCACCTGAGGA
This region of Arachis hypogaea cultivar Tifrunner chromosome 8, arahy.Tifrunner.gnm2.J5K5, whole genome shotgun sequence genomic DNA includes:
- the LOC112707406 gene encoding probable ubiquitin-conjugating enzyme E2 25 isoform X1; this encodes MMSRSKLEPPCHQPPCIPKYASPDTSKRKAYSSSCSPKMEMDPDVVEILPPIHRTSRLVKQNQAIPQDVIEIDNDDDCEDLMIIGEKVGKSNKGKTIESIHNGYGNQVVESGFETSTGHSSVPHNLTSVDAHVADLSYDDDEDADDDYIDFISEEYAQVDEYALLQAHFDNVDIPPGIEAPFTWLPEYEQGLKQTGNSSLHPWYPTQSDAEIPQVIESAKSKIIGSSTGASNFQMNMGDVDHSSGINLASQSAPSKKKVANSQRRVRGSHTLSGPHSSKSQWFSGPFHVKKTPAIGFVGNSEAVKPPPAGAPPFWRKFKTAKKLGGSSSLYHPSFIGQNGSFHPPGMESKGPWSTNFQNFMPTFSDYNANSTSYGPLDFLHPPPGHMQFNTSVHNSAGEGNSGDSPVVAISDEDRDEIMMKFRSFKQFDTVEDPSDHRFVGYNSSLKQHPKNWAKKIQDEWKILEKDLPDTIFVRVYESRMDLLRAVIIGAVGTPYHDGLFFFDVFFPSGYPNVPPQVYYHSGGLRLNPNLYNCGKVCLSLLNTWSGNKNEKWLPGVSTILQVLVSIQGLILNTKPYFNEPGYAHMSGSANGETKSLQYNEDTFILSLRTMMYMMKRPPKHFENFVTGHFYSRAHDILVACKAYMEGAQVGCLVKGGVQDVDEGDKSCSKQFKESLTGYVNMIVKEFAKIGVKDCEKFLSTKKIVNKPLSLPAA
- the LOC112707406 gene encoding probable ubiquitin-conjugating enzyme E2 25 isoform X3, with amino-acid sequence MEMDPDVVEILPPIHRTSRLVKQNQAIPQDVIEIDNDDDCEDLMIIGEKVGKSNKGKTIESIHNGYGNQVVESGFETSTGHSSVPHNLTSVDAHVADLSYDDDEDADDDYIDFISEEYAQVDEYALLQAHFDNVDIPPGIEAPFTWLPEYEQGLKQTGNSSLHPWYPTQSDAEIPQVIESAKSKIIGSSTGASNFQMNMGDVDHSSGINLASQSAPSKKKVANSQRRVRGSHTLSGPHSSKSQWFSGPFHVKKTPAIGFVGNSEAVKPPPAGAPPFWRKFKTAKKLGGSSSLYHPSFIGQNGSFHPPGMESKGPWSTNFQNFMPTFSDYNANSTSYGPLDFLHPPPGHMQFNTSVHNSAGEGNSGDSPVVAISDEDRDEIMMKFRSFKQFDTVEDPSDHRFVGYNSSLKQHPKNWAKKIQDEWKILEKDLPDTIFVRVYESRMDLLRAVIIGAVGTPYHDGLFFFDVFFPSGYPNVPPQVYYHSGGLRLNPNLYNCGKVCLSLLNTWSGNKNEKWLPGVSTILQVLVSIQGLILNTKPYFNEPGYAHMSGSANGETKSLQYNEDTFILSLRTMMYMMKRPPKHFENFVTGHFYSRAHDILVACKAYMEGAQVGCLVKGGVQDVDEGDKSCSKQFKESLTGYVNMIVKEFAKIGVKDCEKFLSTKKIVNKPLSLPAA
- the LOC112707406 gene encoding probable ubiquitin-conjugating enzyme E2 25 isoform X2, with the protein product MMSRSKLEPPCHQPPCIPKYASPDTSKRKAYSSSCSPKMEMDPDVVEILPPIHRTSRLVKQNQAIPQDVIEIDNDDDCEDLMIIGEKVGKSNKGKTIESIHNGYGNQESGFETSTGHSSVPHNLTSVDAHVADLSYDDDEDADDDYIDFISEEYAQVDEYALLQAHFDNVDIPPGIEAPFTWLPEYEQGLKQTGNSSLHPWYPTQSDAEIPQVIESAKSKIIGSSTGASNFQMNMGDVDHSSGINLASQSAPSKKKVANSQRRVRGSHTLSGPHSSKSQWFSGPFHVKKTPAIGFVGNSEAVKPPPAGAPPFWRKFKTAKKLGGSSSLYHPSFIGQNGSFHPPGMESKGPWSTNFQNFMPTFSDYNANSTSYGPLDFLHPPPGHMQFNTSVHNSAGEGNSGDSPVVAISDEDRDEIMMKFRSFKQFDTVEDPSDHRFVGYNSSLKQHPKNWAKKIQDEWKILEKDLPDTIFVRVYESRMDLLRAVIIGAVGTPYHDGLFFFDVFFPSGYPNVPPQVYYHSGGLRLNPNLYNCGKVCLSLLNTWSGNKNEKWLPGVSTILQVLVSIQGLILNTKPYFNEPGYAHMSGSANGETKSLQYNEDTFILSLRTMMYMMKRPPKHFENFVTGHFYSRAHDILVACKAYMEGAQVGCLVKGGVQDVDEGDKSCSKQFKESLTGYVNMIVKEFAKIGVKDCEKFLSTKKIVNKPLSLPAA
- the LOC112707406 gene encoding probable ubiquitin-conjugating enzyme E2 25 isoform X4, whose translation is MEMDPDVVEILPPIHRTSRLVKQNQAIPQDVIEIDNDDDCEDLMIIGEKVGKSNKGKTIESIHNGYGNQESGFETSTGHSSVPHNLTSVDAHVADLSYDDDEDADDDYIDFISEEYAQVDEYALLQAHFDNVDIPPGIEAPFTWLPEYEQGLKQTGNSSLHPWYPTQSDAEIPQVIESAKSKIIGSSTGASNFQMNMGDVDHSSGINLASQSAPSKKKVANSQRRVRGSHTLSGPHSSKSQWFSGPFHVKKTPAIGFVGNSEAVKPPPAGAPPFWRKFKTAKKLGGSSSLYHPSFIGQNGSFHPPGMESKGPWSTNFQNFMPTFSDYNANSTSYGPLDFLHPPPGHMQFNTSVHNSAGEGNSGDSPVVAISDEDRDEIMMKFRSFKQFDTVEDPSDHRFVGYNSSLKQHPKNWAKKIQDEWKILEKDLPDTIFVRVYESRMDLLRAVIIGAVGTPYHDGLFFFDVFFPSGYPNVPPQVYYHSGGLRLNPNLYNCGKVCLSLLNTWSGNKNEKWLPGVSTILQVLVSIQGLILNTKPYFNEPGYAHMSGSANGETKSLQYNEDTFILSLRTMMYMMKRPPKHFENFVTGHFYSRAHDILVACKAYMEGAQVGCLVKGGVQDVDEGDKSCSKQFKESLTGYVNMIVKEFAKIGVKDCEKFLSTKKIVNKPLSLPAA